In a single window of the Heliangelus exortis chromosome 1, bHelExo1.hap1, whole genome shotgun sequence genome:
- the ZRSR2 gene encoding U2 small nuclear ribonucleoprotein auxiliary factor 35 kDa subunit-related protein 2, giving the protein MAAPMLLPESPLGKLSHQKYRAILKKEKRKKKRQALAKLRDSEATEKDESVSEEEEDEVEEEEEEEEEEKKLEAERQKLHEQWLLREEKAQEEFKLKKEKEEAARKRQEEEERKIKEEWEEQQRKEREVAQQKQQEKREREAAVQRMLDQAESQLENGVTWHNPEPPENIGTEKDRANCPFYIKTGSCRFGDRCSRKHNYPTSSKTLLVRGMFITFGMEQCRRDDYDTDASLEYSDEETYQQFLEFYEDVLPEFQNVGKVVQFKVSCNYEPHLRGNVYVQYQSEKDCQAALALFSGRWYAGRQLHCEFCPVTRWKTAICGLFERQKCPRGKHCNFLHVFKNPNNEFWEANRDIRSSPERTNQLSKNSERRNRTSHRDDYYSRSRRRGSPSPDHSYRRNGESERKKNRRKSKRRRRSGRSRSRERRRSHSRGRKRRGRSRSRSHSRTRSRSRSRSSSRSRSRGKKRSSSRGKSSETPKTK; this is encoded by the exons GGGAAGTTGAG CCATCAAAAATACAGAGCtattctgaagaaagaaaagcgAAAAAAAAAGCGGCAGGCTCTTGCCAAACTAAGAGACTCAG aagctaCGGAAAAAGATGAATCAGTatctgaggaggaagaggacgaagtggaagaagaagaggaggaagaagaagaagaaaaaaaacttgaggCAGAAAG ACAAAAACTTCACGAACAGTGGTtgctgagagaagaaaaggctcaaGAAGAgttcaagctgaaaaaagaaaaagaagaggctgCAAGAAAACgccaagaagaagaagag agGAAGATCAAAGAAGAatgggaagagcagcaaagaaaagagagagaagtggCACAGCAGAAGCAacaagagaagagagagagagag GCAGCTGTGCAGAGGATGCTGGATCAAGCTGAAAGCCAG ctggaaaatggTGTGACCTGGCATAACCCAGAGCCCCCAGAAAATATAGGAACAGAGAAGGATAGAGCTAATTGTCCTTTCTATATAAAAACAGGTTCCTGCCGATTTGGAGACAG GTGTTCTCGCAAGCACAACTACCCAACATCAAGTAAGACACTGCTTGTCCGGGGCATGTTCATTACTTTTGGCATGGAGCAGTGCCGGAGGGACGACTACGACACAGACGCCAGTCTCGAGTACAGCGATGAGGAGACCTATCAGCAGTTCCTGGAGTTCTATGAGGATGTACTCCCCGAGTTTCAGAACGTGGGGAAGGTTGTTCAGTTCAAG GTCAGTTGCAACTATGAGCCTCACCTGCGGGGAAATGTCTATGTTCAGTATCAGTC ggaaaaagacTGTCAGGCAGCTCTTGCTCTGTTCAGTGGACGATGGTATGCAGGGCGACAACTTCATTGTGAATTTTGTCCTGTGACAAGGTGGAAAACTGCTATATGTG GCTTATTTGAAAGGCAGAAGTGTCCAAGAGGGAAACACTGCAACTTTCTTCACGTATTCAAAAATCCAAACAACGAGTTTTGGGAGGCCAACAGAGACATACGCAGTTCTCCTGAACGGACTAATCAGTTGTCTAAAAACTctgaaaggagaaacagaacGAGCCATCGCGATGACTATTACAGCCGGTCGAGGAGaaggggcagccccagcccagaTCATTCTTACAGGAGAAACGGAGAATCCGAGAGGAAAAAGAACCGCCGCAAGAGCAAGAGAAGGCGCCGGTCCGGCAGGTCACGGAGTCGAGAAAGGAGGAGGTCTCACagcagggggaggaagaggagaggccGCAGCCGCAGCCGAAGTCACAGTCGAACCcgcagcaggagcaggagtcGCAGCTCCTCTCGATCCAGGAGCAGGGGTAAAAAGAGGTcgagcagcagagggaaaagtaGTGAAACTCCCAAAACAAAGTGA